GGGCGAGCAGCGAGACGCCGCGGGCGAGGAGGTCGGCGCGGACGAGATCGGTCGGGGGCTTGTCGAGCTTGACGAGGACGCGGGAGGCGGTGCGGGCGTGGGCGCGGAGGACGTCGGCGGCGCGGTGGGGGTCGATCTTGGCGGCGGGGGCGCCGGAGCGCCACTGGACCTGGGCCGCGACGTTCGACGTCGCGGCGACGAGCGCGAGAACGGACGACCCGGACGCGAGGAGGGCAGTCGTGCGCATGAGACACTCCGTGAACGCCGCGCTCCCGCGCGGGGAGGCGGCGGCGGGAAGCCCTGGATGAACCCCGGCGTCGGGCCGCGCTCGCGGCGTCGACGACCCCTCGCATGGCAACGCGCGTCCCAGTGTCGCGCCCGCCCCCCGGGAACGGAACATAAGAGATAGCGGGCGGACGCGGTCGCGGTCAACCGTGTTTCATGGGTGATTCAGCCTAGATTCACCCGGAATCCACCTGGTTCTTGCGAAGTCCGGTAGATCATGAAAGAAAAAGCCCGCAGGGCGTAGGCCGCGCGGGCTCGTAAGAAGTGACATTCAGCCCGTAGTTCGGGCGAAGATGTTACGGGCAGGGCTGACCGGCGACGACCTGCTCGAGGGTGAAGACGTCGTCCTGATCGGCGTTGCCGTCGCGGTTGAAGTCAGGGTCGGCGCAGGGCGAGCAGCCGGAGTTGCCGGCGATGGCCTGGGCGAGGCACTCGATGTCGCTCTGGTCGACGTTGCCGTCGGCGTTGATGTCGGGGTCGCACGGGGGCTGCGAGGGCCCGCGGGCGGCGAAGTCGACGCTCTGGGGGGAGTGGGCCTTGAAGAGGCCGAGGGTGGCGTCGACGGTGCGCGGGGGCTGGTCGGCGGTGAACCAGAAGTTGTACATGGTGCCCCAGCGGAGGGCGTTGGCGTTGGGGTTGACGGCGACCGTGGCGTCGGTGCGGAAGGTGACGGTGTTGCAGCCGCGCTCGAAGACCCAGGGGTTGTTGTTGTAGATCTCGCCGGAGTGGTGCATGGGGGCGTTGAAGCCGGAGTTGGTGACGTTGACGCCCGCGGGGACGGGGATGGTGATGGAGCCGCCCGCGCGATCGGACGAGAGGTTGAAGACGGCGTAGTCGTAGGTCCAGGTGCCGTTGCCGTTGTCCGTCACCTTGTGGGCGGCGTGGAAGCGGCCTTCGGCGGGCACGTCGATGATGACGTCTTCGACGCGGGCATCGACGAGGTTGGCGCCCATGCCGTGCTGGCGCCAGGCGGTGATGGCCGGGACGTGGCGGGTGGTGGTGCCGGTGATGCTCATGGCGTTGGTCCCGGCGGCGACGGTGACGCGCTTGAACGAGGCGTTGTTGTTGCGCTTGTTGCCGGCGGCGTCGTCGGTGCCGACGTACACGCCCTCGACGAAGTACTGGGCGTTGGGGAACGCGGTGGTGCCGATCTGGGCGGCGGGCACCTGGATGCGCTTGAAGATGGCGTTGCCGGTGGCGGCGCTGAACGAGCTGAACTGGCCGGTCCAGGGGTTGATGCTGGAGCGGGCGGCGAGGCGGCTCTGCCCGGCGTTCCAGCCGGAGGAGTAGATGTCGAGGCAGCCGACGCCGAGGACGGAGCCGCCCGCGCCGTTGCACGTCGGGGCGCACAGGCTGTTCGTGCCGGCCGCGGCGCAGCAGGCGAGCTTGGCGAAGCTCTCGCCGATCTGGACGAGGCGCCCGTCGGAGAGGCGGTAAGCGTTCATGGCCAGGCCGGGCGTGCCGCTGTTGGCCCAGGTGAGGTTGGCGGTGCCGATGTTGCAGGTGTACGAGCCAATGGTGTACCCGTAGACCCCGCTGACCGCGCCGTGGTTGGTGATGGACTGGACGTCGGCCAGGACGACATCGGCGCCCGGCGGGAAGGCCGTCGCCGGCAACGCGGCGACGCCGACCGCCACCGCCCCGAACATCGCACGCTTCAGAAACGATTTCATGCTACCTCCGGTGAGAAGAACCTGGACTCCGGGTTGAGACCGGGCGGGCGCGCCGCCGTTCCAACCGACGATCCCACTGCTGAGACATGACCCCGAACGGGCTCGAGTGCACCCGGGGGCTCCGCAACGAATCGCGGACAGCGTACCGCTCGGGCGGCATCTGCGGAAGCCCCGACACGAGAAATCCGCTCGTGGGCGAGCGGGCCCGATGAAAACCCGAACTCGGGCGGGTTTCCGGGCGTTCCGGCTATAGTCGGGCGTCATTGCACGAAAGGACGGGCATGCGGCATTTCGACGTGGTGGTGATCGGGGGCGGGCCGGCGGGGTACGTGGCGGCGATCCGGGCGGCGCAGCTCGGCTTTTCCGTCGCGTGCGTGGAGCGTGCCAAGCTGGGCGGGGTGTGCTTGAACTGGGGGTGCATCCCCAGCAAGGCGCTGCTGGCCAACGCCGAACTCGTCGAGAAGCTGCGCCGCCAGGAGGACCAGAAGTTCTGGGGCCTCAAGATCAGCGGCGAGGTCGGGCTCGACTGGGACCGCGTCATCGGCCGGTCGCGCGACGTGGCGGGCAAGCTGAACAAGGGCATCGAGTTCCTGCTCCGCAAGAACAAGATCACGCACCTGGTGGGGAACGCCAAGCTCGTCTCGGCGGCGTCGAACGGGAAGAAGTGCACCGTGGAGGTGCAGGAGTGCGCGGTCAAGGAAGAACTGACGAGCGCCCCCGCCACGCCCGGCAAGGCCATCGAGACCATCACCGCCGACCACGTCATCGTCGCGACGGGCAGCGTGGCGCGCGATCTGCCGTTCGCGAAGTTCGACGGCGACCGCGTGTGGGGCGCGCGCGAGGCGATGTACAACAAGGAGCAGCCCAAGAAGCTCGTCGTCGTCGGCGCCGGCGCCATCGGGATGGAGTTCGCGTACTTCTACCACTCCATGGGCACGCAGGTCACGGTCATCGAGATGCTGGACCGGGTGCTGCCGGTCGAGGACAAGGACGTGTCGGCGGCCCTGGAGAAGCTGTACAAGAAGCACGGGATGACGTTCCTCACCTCGCACGTCACGCAGGGCGTGGAGAAGACCGCGTCGGGCGTGAAGGTGACGGTCGCGCCGCTGGCGAACGGGAAGCCCGACGAGAGCAAGAAGCAGGTGCTCGAGGCCGACCGGGTGCTGCTGGCCATCGGGGTCAAGGGGCGCACCGACGGGCTGTGCGACGCGTCGCTGGGCTTGAAGATCGAGAAGGACCACATCGTCACGGACTTCAAGCCCGGGGTGACGAAGAACGAGGCGATCGATTACAAGACGAACCTGCCCGGGGTGTACGCGGTGGGCGACGTGATCGGCCCGCCGTGGCTGGCGCACGTGGCGATGGAAGAGGCGGTGACGTGCGTGGAGCGGATCGCGTGGCGGGCGAAGAAGTGGCACCACGAGCCGCACCCGATCGACTACTCGACGATCCCCGGCTGCACGTACTGCATCCCGCAGGTGGCGAGCGTGGGCTACACCGAGCAGAAGCTGATCGAGATGGGCAAGGTGAAGGGGAAGGACTACGCGGTGGGCACGTGCGGGTTCATGGCGCACGGGAAGGCGATCGCCGCGGCCCACACCGACGGGTTCGTCAAGATCATCCGGGGCCTGCCGCGGGGCGAGATCCTGGGGGCGCACATCCTGGGCGACCAGGCGACGGAACTGATCGCGGAACTGACCCTGGCGCGTCGGCTGGAAGCGACGACCGAGGAGCTCATCGCCACGATGCACGCGCACCCGACGATGCACGAGGCGGTGCACGAGGCCGCCCTGGGCAGCGAAGGGCGCATGATCCACGCCTGATCGGCGCGTGACGCCCGACCGGCGCACGGCGGGTCCGGCGCGGGGCAAGAGACCATCGGGCGGGGCGCAGGCCCTGCGGCGAGAGGCGAGACTGCACGGCAGGGGCGGTGCAATCGGGCTTTGCGCGTCCGGGCGTCTCTGGTACCATTCGGGCGTACGGCTCAGGTGCGTTCGCACCCGGGCCGCGGGCCGGGGGTGGAGAGACGCCGATGCGTGGGGCGATGCGGGCGAAGCGGGGTTGGGTTGCGCTCGTGGTGCACGGTGTGGCGGCGTGGTGGGCGAGCGCGCAGCCGTTCCTGGACGTCCCGTATCTCTCGACGCAGTCGCCCGAGGTGTTCCGCGACGCGTTCGCGCGGGCGCGCTGCGGGACGGTGCGGATCCTGATCCTGGGTGATTCGCAGGAGACCTCGCCGGCGGGGGCGGGGGCGGTGTACGTGCCGCGGGTGCAGTTCGAGTTCTGGTCGCGGATCGGCAACGCGCCCGAGACGCCGTGGATGGCGCTGCGGATCACAACGGGGAGCGGCACGCCGTACGCGGATTACCTGTGGCGGGGCGGGCATGTGCTGCAGGGGGTGACCGAGTCGCGGCTGCCGCCGAGCGCGTTCCCGCCGGGGCACGTGGGGGCCAAGACCTCGACAACGAACGGCAGCAACGTGAACGGGAACCAGTTCTACGGCAACCTGCTGCTGCTGCAGCACGACTGCGCGAACGTGCACCCGGGCGCGGAGATGCGTCTGCTGCACGAGTACTTCGACCGCGACGCGCCGATCGCGCTGGACGTGATGGCCGCGAGCAGCCCGAGCAGCGGGGAGGTGCGCGTGCGGGTGACGCCCGCGCCGACGTCGGCGACGGGGTTCTTCTTCCCGACAACAGAGGTGTTCGAGACGACGCTGGGGCTGGAGCGGCCCGGGGTCGAGATTCTGACCCAGCGCGTGGGCCCGCTGCCCATGGGCACCGGCCAGTACATGCAGGTGGAGCTGTCGGGGACGGACCCGGCGAAGTTCACGGACCTGATCAGCGCGCGGTACGTGAACCTGAGCGATCCGCGGGGGTTCGCGATCACGAGCCTGTCGCTGGGGGGGTACAAGGCGCTGGACATCGAGTACTCGCACGCGGGGTGCGGGCCGGTGCTGGGGGCGATGGCGCCGGACCTGGTGATGATCTGCTACGGGGCGAACGACGCGACGGGGAACACGCCCCCGCCCGAGGCGGCGCCGATCACGCCCGAGCGCTATCGGGCGGACCTGGAGTCGCTGATCGCGTTCGTACGGTCGCACACGCGGGCCGACCTGCCGGTGATTCTGGTGAGCGACCCGATGCGGACGAACCTGCCGAACCAGACGGCGCGGGACAACCTGGACGCGCAGCCGGGCGTGCACGCGGCGATCGCGGCGGCCGACCCGCTGGTCTGTGCGCTGAACTCGCGCCGGCTGACGCACGAGGCGGGGTGGACGCCCACCGGGGCGGGGCCATATCTGCAGGACGGCGTGCACTACTCGTCGCTGGGTGGGCGAGCAAAGGCCCAGGTGGAGGCGACGGCGCTGTTCGGCGCGTTCTTCCCCCAGGCGTCGGACTGCAACGCGAACGGGACCGACGACGCGTGCGATGTTCTGGCGGGGACGAGCACGGACGCGGACGGGGACGGCGTGCCGGACGAATGCCGCTGCGACCCGGACTTCAACGCGGACGGCAACGCCGACCAGGACGACGTGGCGTGTCTGGCGCAGGTCGTGGCGGGCGACGCGACGTGCTCGGCGTCGGAGCCGGACTTCAACCGCGACGGGAACGTCGACCAAGACGACGTGGACGGGCTGCTGCAGGCGGTGGCCGGGTCGGGGTGCCCGTGAGAGGCTTCGACCGCGCGGCGCGATGACGGTGGAAGCCCGGGGAACCGACGACGAATTCAGCGAAGGTCGCGTGAAGCAACGCGCGGCGCGAGAGCGCGCCGACGGACGCCGATTGCGCTAGGTGTTTTTTATATCGACACTTACAACATCGCGCGCGATGTGCGCCCGGCGGTCGTCGGTCGCGGGCGATTGGTTTCGAAAATCCCCCAAATTGACCGTGAATTCTGTTTCGCGACGTCGCTCTCGGACGGTAGGCTGCGATCACGGTCGACCTGCGCCCCTGTAGGGGATGTGAACGGCTTTCGCCGTTGTGGGGGCGTGGGCGACGCGTGGTGCATCCAAAAGGGGAAGAGCATGAAGAACTGGCTCAGCAAGGCCTGTCGGGCGGCGATGGTTATCGCCGCCGGGGCCGCGGTCGCTGTCGGCACGACGGCGCACGCGCAGCATCGAGTTCATCCGGATCCGATCTCGATCAAGGACATGCCGGTGGCGGACCTCGCCGGCGGGGTGGTGGTGTGGCTGGACGTGCCCGCGAACACGCGCGAGGCGATGACCATCACGCTGCCGACCGAGCACCGCAAGGAGCTGGTCCTGGCGATCGAGCCCAACTCGATCCTGGACGAGACGCACGAGGTGCGTGCGTACTTCGGTCGCGGCCCGAACGATTACCACGTCGTCGACTGCGGCCCGGAGACGACGTACACGGGCGTGGTGCAGAACCTCGAGGACTCGCGCGTCGGCCTGTCCATCATCGACGACGGGATCATCGGCGGGATCTATCTGCCGGACGGCTCGACCGTCTGGGTGCAGCCTCTGAGCGACTTCCTGCCCGGCGCCCCCGCCGAGATGCACGTCGTGTACGAGGGTGAGGACTCGTCCTGCGGCGGGATCTGCGGCGTGGCCAACGCCCCGAACCGCGAGGGGCACGACCACGAGACCAACGGGTACGACCCGCGCGGCGCGTGCGGCGGAACGTACTGCGAGGCGCTGGTCGCCTGCGACGCCGACTTTGCCTACTACCAGGATCGCGGCAGCAGCACGACTGCGACGCGCGACCGCATCACCGCGATCATCAACGTGATGAACCACCAGTACCAGCGCGACGTGCAGATCACGCACGCCGTCGGCACGATCCTGGTGCGAACGACGTCGGGCTCGGACCCGTACACGTCGAACAACAACAACACGCTCCTGAGCCAGTTCCGCAGCGAGTGGAACGCGGTCAACGGCGCGATCTTGCGCGACGTGGCGCACCTGTTCACGGGACGCGAGATCGACGGCAACATCATCGGGACGGCGTACGTCGGCCAGGTCTGCGACCTGCCGAACGCGTACGGCTTCTCGCAGTCTGACTTCTCCTCGTCCTTCTCCTGCGTCACGGACCTGACGGCCCACGAAGTCGGGCACAACTGGGACGCCAACCACTGCACGTGCACCAGCTCGACGATGAACCCGTCGATCACCTGCACCAACACCTTCCAGAACTCCACCACCCCCAACAGCATCACCGACATCAACGCGTACGAGAACAGCGTCGGCTGCCTCACCTCGCGCAGCGGCATCCCCGCCAACAACATGTGCACCAGCGCCACGCGCGTGCGCTTCAACGGCAACTGGACCGGCTCCAACGTCGGCGCCACCACTGATGGCGGCGAGACGACCTGCGGCGACGAGGGCGGCGGGCTCTTCGATGTCTGGTGGGTGGTCACCCCGCCGGTGTCCGGCACCGTCACCCTCAGCACCTGCGGCTCGAGCTTCGACACCGTCCTGAGCGTCTTCGACGACTGCCCGGGCGGGGTCGATGATCTCGTCGCGTGCAACGACGACATCGGCAACACCGTCTGCCCGAGCAACGGGCTCAACTCCCAGCTCACCTTCTCGGCCGTCGGCGGCAGCACGTACTACATCCGCGTCGCCGGCTTCAACGGCGCGACGGGCAGCATCACGCTCAACGTGGACTGCCCCGAGCCGGCCAACAACTCGCCCTGCTCGCTCGGGGCCCCGATCTTCGACGGCAACAACCTCATCGGCACTGTGTACGGCGCCGCCTCGGACGGCGACGCCACCTGCGGCTCGTCGACCGGCAACCAGGACGTCTGGTACGAGTTCACGGCGCCGTGCCCGGGCACGCTGGTGGTCAGCACCTGCGGCAGCCACGACTGGCAGGGCAACGAGGACTCCGGCATGGACACGGTGCTCTCGCTGCACTCGGCGTGCATCGGCGACACCACCAACCAGCTCGCGTGCAACGACGACTCGTCGACGAACTGCACGCAGGCCGGGGCGGTGCGTGACTCGCGCGTCTCGACCGTCGTGACGCGCGGGCAGGTCGTGCAGATCCGCGTGGCGCCCTTCGGCGCCAGCAACTCGGGCTTCGGCACCGGCATGTTCCGCATCCAGGCCGACTTCACGCAGAGCGTCGAGGCGCCGGAGGTCACGGCGATCGCCAACCAGAGCGTCAACTGCTCGACGCTCTACACGGGTCCCACCCCCAGCGTGGTCGCGCCGTCGTGCATGACGGGCGTCACGTGGTCGCTGGTCACTGGCCCGGCGGGTATGACGATCAACAGCGCCACGGGCGTGGTCTCCTGGCCGAACCCGGTGGTAAGCACCCCGCTCGTCACGATCCGCGCCACCAACTCGGCGGGCTTCGATGACGAGGGCTTCATCCTGACGGTCGACCGCATCTCGCCGTTGATCGTGGCGATTCCGAACAACACAATCGGCTGCGGCTCGGCGTACACCGGCCCGACGCCGTCGCTCACGAACCCGGGTTGCATGAACCCGATCACGTCGTGGGTGCTGCTGACCGGCCCCGCGGGGATGACCATCAACGCCGCCACCGGGGTCGTCTCCTGGCCCACCCCGGTCGCCGGCGCACATCTCGTCAACATTCAGGCCATCAACTCGGTGGGGAGTGACACCGAGTCGTGGACGGTCACCGTCAGCCAGTCCGCGCCGGTTCTCACGGACATCCCGGACGCGGCGGTCGCGTGCGGCCCGTACACCGGCCCGACGCCGACCTTCACCAATCCCGGGTGCATGGGCCCGGCCACGCTCTACCAGCTCGCCGCGGGCGCGCCGGCGGGCATGACGATCAACGCCGCCACCGGCGTGGTCTCGTGGGCCAACCCGGTCGCCGGCGTGTTCCCGATCACGATCCGCGTGACGACCGCCGTCGGCACGGACACGGAGTCGTGGACCCTCACGGTCAACCGCATCGCGCCGGTGATCGTGGCGATCCCGAACGGGACGCACAACCTGCCCAACCCGTACGTCGGTCCGACGCCTTCGCTCACCAACGCCGGGTGCATGAACCCGGTGTCCTACTCGCTCGTCACGTTCCCCGCGGGCATGACGATCAACAACGCGACCGGCGTGGTCACCTGGGCCGCCCCGGTGCTGGGCGTCCACAACATCACCATCCGCGCTACCAACTCGGCCGGCTTCGATGACGAGACCTGGCGCATCGAGGTGCTGCCCGGCGTGCCCTGCGACCCGGACGTCAACTGCGACGGCAACGTCGATCAGGACGACATCGCCTGCCTCGAGCAGGCGGTGGCGGGCGAGCTCGGCTGCATCTGCACCGACCCGGACTTCAACCAGGACGGCAACGTCGATCAGGACGACATCGACGCGCTCTCCCAGGTTGTCGCCGGCTCGCCCTGCCCCTAACCACGGGGCCGGGATCGGCCAGCACCCGGGGGTGAACCCCCGGTAACCAACGCTTCTCCGCCGCGGGCTCCCTTGGGGGGTCCGCGGCTTTCTTTTTGTCCCGGCGGATTCGCGCGGGGCGTCACGCCAGAGGCGAACCCACGAACAATGAGGTTCCGTTCCGCGGGCCCGGCGGTACACTGGGCCGCCCCGTCACCCTGCTCGGAGGAGATGCTCCACATGCTGAAATCCCTGATCGCGGCGCTCGCCCTCTGCGCGGGCACCGCCGCAGCCCAGACCTATGACGTTGCGTTCGTGCCGGCGTCGTCGAGCGTGTCGTGGTCGTTCTCGCTGGGGGCACCGTTCCAGTCGGGCGGGGCGAGCTTCATCATCGGCGACTGGGATCTCGAGACGAACCCGCTGGGCACGCGGACGATCCCGGGCTTCAGCGGCGGCGACACCAGCGCGAACACGCCCGTGAACGTGACGGGATCGGTGTCGTCGAGCGCGACCTCGGGCGGCACGCCCCTGCGCCCGGACGGCGGGCTGCGCATCACCCTCGACACGGAAGCGGGCGCGTGCCAGGTCTCCGGGCTGGTGCTCGACCTGCTGAACGGCGCGACGGCGGGGGGCGACGCGAACGCGAGCATCACGTACTCGACGTTCCGCACGCGCCAGCCCACGTGCCTCATCTTCGGCGGGTTTCCCATCAACGTGCCGCTGGGGAGCGCGACGGTCACGGGGCTGGTCGCGGCCCAGCAGGACGCCTCGAACGCGGGCGCGCTCACCGACGCCGGCGGAGGCTCGTACACGTTCACGGTGCCGATGATCGTGCTCGCGACGGTCGACGTTGTGCTCGCGGGCACGCCCACGCCGCTGGACGCGATCCCGTTCCCGATCGTGCTGACGGGGACGATCACGCCCGGCGGCCCGACGGCGAGCCTGACGGCGTCGGTGCAGGTGAACGAGCAGATCACGCAGGAGACCGCGACGCAGCTCCCGGAGATCCCGTTCGACGAGCCGCTGTGCGGCGGGAGCCTGCTGCTGAATCTGGTGCTCGCGTCGGTGAACACGACGGTCACGATCAACGCGACGATCGTGGGCTCGGGCACGGGCACGCCGCCGGCGTGCGACCCGGACTTCAACCAGGACGGCAACGTGGACCAGGACGACGTCGGCTGCCTGGCGCAGGTCGTCGCGGGCGATCCGACGTGCTCGTCGCAGGACCCGGACTTCAATCGCGACGGGAACGTCGATCAGGACGACATCGCCGCCCTGACGCAGGTCGTGGGTGGGGCGGCGTGCCCGTAAGGCATCGCCCGTGAAGCCCGGCCCGTGGGGCCCGGCCCGTAAACGCGACGCCCGTTGAGCCGCACTCGCAACGCCGCGCCCGCGGTGCGCGCCGTCACGGGGGCGTGCGGGTGCTTTCGGGGGTCCGGGAACGGGCGGACGGGCGAAGTGGCGAGTGGGCGGCAACTCGGACCCGCCGACAGACGAATCTCTTGTGCCGCGCCGGTCTTGCGGAGATACTGCGTGGCGGCCGCCGTTCGGCGGCAGAGGGAGTGCTGTCATGCGCGCACGCATCGTTGCAGGGATGGCGGCGGCCACGCTCGCGGCCGGTTTGCCCGTGGGTCTGACGCCCGCGGGGCTCGAGGCGACGGCGTACGGCCAGGCCGCTCCGGGGCAGATCGCGGCCGAGACTCCCCCGACCGACGCGGCCCGCTGGACGCCTCTGCTGACCGAGGTGCCGGGCGTGGAGACGATGCGGGTGGTGCTGCGGGGGCGGGGCGGGTACGAGCAGCGCGACAACTGCCCGCAGACCTCGAGCCACACGAACGCGAGCTTCGAGGGCGGGACGTACACGCTGCAGGGCGGGTTCGCCGACGGCGAGATCGCGGCGGTGAGCTACACGCTGCCGGGCTCGTTGTTCCCGCTCAAGGTCACGACGATGGAGTTCATCATCGGGCAGCAGAACGCGAGCGTGACGACGACGACGGAGTGGTCGGTGCTGGTGTGGGAGGGCACGCCGAGCACGGGGACGCTGGTGGCGGAGTTCAACTCGGACGGGTCGACGCTGGCGCACGTGGTGATGGGCCCGGGCACGCGGGCGACGAACGTGCAGGCGTCTGTGGACCCCAACGACCCGGACCAACTGTTCATCTTCAACCCGCAGGGGCTGGCGCAGCAGACGTTCTCGATCGGGTTCCGCATCGACCGGCACAACGCGCCGTCGGGGAATCCGTGCGTGGTGGCGCCGTCGGCGACGCAGAACGCATTCCCCGCGACGGACAACACGGTCATCGGCTGCGGCACGGGCTACGCGCAGCTCAACCGGCCCAGCGACAACTGGCTGTTCGCGCTGAACTGCGGGCCCAACGGGTGCCCGCCCAACGGCGGGTGGACGCGGTTTTCCGGTTTGCAGACCGACACGAGCATCCTGGGGATCTGCCTCACCGGATGCCGCCCGCGGGGCGACTGGGTGATGCGGGCGACGTGGGATCCTGTGAACTGCCCGCCCCCGGAGGGCGCGTGCTGCTTCGGCACGGCGGGGTGCTTCCTGGCCGAGCAGACCGCGTGCCAGAACGCGGGCGGCACGTGGCGCGGGCCGGGGACGGTGTGCGGCACGCCGCAGGGGGGCCAGTTCCCCGGGTGCGTCGCGCCGCCCAACACTCCTCCGACCGCGGAGGCGGGCGCGGACCAGACGCTCACGGACACGGACGGGGACGGCATGGAGACGGTGATCGTGGACGGGGCGGCGAGCACCGACCCGGACCCGGGCGATTTCATCGCGAACTTCCGGTGGTCGCGGGGCGGAACGGTGCTGCAGGACGGGCCGGCGTTCCTGTCGACGTCGCTGCCGGTGGGCGTGCACACGCTGACGCTGACCGTGACGGACAGCCGCGGGGATTCGGACACCGACGAGGTCGTCATCACGATCGAGCCGGGCGTTGCGCCGTGCGATCCGGACTTCAACGTGGACGGCAACGTGGATCAGTTCGACGTCGCGTGCCTGGCGCTGGTGGTGGCGGGCGATCCGGCGTGCTCGACGACTGACCCGGACTTCAACCGCGACGGGAACGTGGACCAGAGCGACATCCAGGCGCTCGAGCAGGTGGTGGCGGGCGCCCCGTGCCCGTAAGAGCACGGGTCTGGGGTGACCGGGCGTGAGCGTGAAAATTCCTTGACCGAACCGGAACCTTGGGGTACGAACAGCGAAGCGGAGTCGAAGGTCCGGAGCAGGTGCGGCCGGGCCGGGAGAGGGAGTAGCCGTCGCGGGGGGTCCGAGAATCGGCGGGGCGGTCTGCGCCGTCGCCGGGGATCGGAAGCGGGCGACGGGCCGCGCTTCGGTGCGGCTGGCGAGCCGACATCTGGATGTGCGCCGGGGCTTCGGCCGCGGATTGGTTCAGTGATTCGGTGTTGATGTTCATCGGAACGGAGCGGCAAATGAAGACGACCGGGAATGTTCGTGCGGCGTGCGCGGGTGCGCTTCTCACGGCGTGCGGGATGGCGACGGCGGGCCCGGCGGACTCGCCGCGCGGCGGCGATGGCTGGCTGTACCCGGCGGTGGACTTCCAGGACGGTCGGGCGCGGGGGACGGACGGGGTTGTCACGCGCGGGGTGTCGGACATCGAGGTCGCGACGGGCGATCCCGAGGACGCGGGACCGTTCGCGGCGTGCTTCGACGAGGGGTACGAGGCGACGCCCGAGGAGTGGGAGGCGATCAACGCGGCGCTGGCGGACGGGTACACGTCGCGGTACAACGCGATTTCGCGCTGGCCCGGGGCGACGGGCGCCCCGATCAACCTCACGTGGTCGCTGGCGCCGGACACGGTGACGATCGTCGGGGGGACGGGCGGGAACCAGCAGAACGTGCTGTTCAGCCGCATGAATCAGCTGTTCGGCTCGGGCAACCAGAACACGTGGATCACGCAGATCACGAACGCGATGAACCGCTGGGCGACGCTGTCGGGCGTGAACTACACGCGGGTGCAGTGGAGCGGGAACC
The sequence above is drawn from the Planctomycetota bacterium genome and encodes:
- the lpdA gene encoding dihydrolipoyl dehydrogenase, translated to MRHFDVVVIGGGPAGYVAAIRAAQLGFSVACVERAKLGGVCLNWGCIPSKALLANAELVEKLRRQEDQKFWGLKISGEVGLDWDRVIGRSRDVAGKLNKGIEFLLRKNKITHLVGNAKLVSAASNGKKCTVEVQECAVKEELTSAPATPGKAIETITADHVIVATGSVARDLPFAKFDGDRVWGAREAMYNKEQPKKLVVVGAGAIGMEFAYFYHSMGTQVTVIEMLDRVLPVEDKDVSAALEKLYKKHGMTFLTSHVTQGVEKTASGVKVTVAPLANGKPDESKKQVLEADRVLLAIGVKGRTDGLCDASLGLKIEKDHIVTDFKPGVTKNEAIDYKTNLPGVYAVGDVIGPPWLAHVAMEEAVTCVERIAWRAKKWHHEPHPIDYSTIPGCTYCIPQVASVGYTEQKLIEMGKVKGKDYAVGTCGFMAHGKAIAAAHTDGFVKIIRGLPRGEILGAHILGDQATELIAELTLARRLEATTEELIATMHAHPTMHEAVHEAALGSEGRMIHA
- a CDS encoding M12 family metallo-peptidase, giving the protein MKNWLSKACRAAMVIAAGAAVAVGTTAHAQHRVHPDPISIKDMPVADLAGGVVVWLDVPANTREAMTITLPTEHRKELVLAIEPNSILDETHEVRAYFGRGPNDYHVVDCGPETTYTGVVQNLEDSRVGLSIIDDGIIGGIYLPDGSTVWVQPLSDFLPGAPAEMHVVYEGEDSSCGGICGVANAPNREGHDHETNGYDPRGACGGTYCEALVACDADFAYYQDRGSSTTATRDRITAIINVMNHQYQRDVQITHAVGTILVRTTSGSDPYTSNNNNTLLSQFRSEWNAVNGAILRDVAHLFTGREIDGNIIGTAYVGQVCDLPNAYGFSQSDFSSSFSCVTDLTAHEVGHNWDANHCTCTSSTMNPSITCTNTFQNSTTPNSITDINAYENSVGCLTSRSGIPANNMCTSATRVRFNGNWTGSNVGATTDGGETTCGDEGGGLFDVWWVVTPPVSGTVTLSTCGSSFDTVLSVFDDCPGGVDDLVACNDDIGNTVCPSNGLNSQLTFSAVGGSTYYIRVAGFNGATGSITLNVDCPEPANNSPCSLGAPIFDGNNLIGTVYGAASDGDATCGSSTGNQDVWYEFTAPCPGTLVVSTCGSHDWQGNEDSGMDTVLSLHSACIGDTTNQLACNDDSSTNCTQAGAVRDSRVSTVVTRGQVVQIRVAPFGASNSGFGTGMFRIQADFTQSVEAPEVTAIANQSVNCSTLYTGPTPSVVAPSCMTGVTWSLVTGPAGMTINSATGVVSWPNPVVSTPLVTIRATNSAGFDDEGFILTVDRISPLIVAIPNNTIGCGSAYTGPTPSLTNPGCMNPITSWVLLTGPAGMTINAATGVVSWPTPVAGAHLVNIQAINSVGSDTESWTVTVSQSAPVLTDIPDAAVACGPYTGPTPTFTNPGCMGPATLYQLAAGAPAGMTINAATGVVSWANPVAGVFPITIRVTTAVGTDTESWTLTVNRIAPVIVAIPNGTHNLPNPYVGPTPSLTNAGCMNPVSYSLVTFPAGMTINNATGVVTWAAPVLGVHNITIRATNSAGFDDETWRIEVLPGVPCDPDVNCDGNVDQDDIACLEQAVAGELGCICTDPDFNQDGNVDQDDIDALSQVVAGSPCP